Within Dermatophagoides farinae isolate YC_2012a chromosome 8, ASM2471394v1, whole genome shotgun sequence, the genomic segment TGCCGTcttaaagaaaagaaaacaaaacaaaaaaggaTTTCGTTGCCGTTAATTATACGCATAAGTGATTCGTCAGTGTTATATCTCATTAATAAGTCAACGaacaatcattattcatttctcTTTCTATATGAGAttctttcgttttgttttgtttttttttatttttggatggaaaaaaaatcatcatcttaacACTAACGACGGCACCGGCTAAATCTTTGGATTTCTCttagtgatcatcatcatcatcatcatcatcatcaagatattTGTCGccaaacaaattcaacaaacaaaatgattatatagatgacatttttgtttcgcttggacaattttgattttgaatttcattagATTAAAgcatgtaataataataaggtTATATGTTTCATATTGAACAAGacgatttgattttaatgaatCACCAACTCGATTGAActtctatagaaaaaaatacaagtcTCAATTTATTGGGTAATAACGACACCATAAATAAGCGAAAAAGATGAGGCCTTGGATTTTGGTTATCCTTGTTGCATTTATTgcctatttatttttcataaaattaaATAGATGGAAACCCGGTGTTGGAATAAAATTTCGCAAAAACAATAGTCCAActataaaataaattaaaattaacattaacattaaaataaacacacacatattttaTTGCACACctttggaaaaataaatcatccaAATTAACAAGACACAAAATTCTCAGACACATGCatagaaattaaaatttcttcattctAAATTTGAATAGAGTAATTAATAGTCAATAAAGAgcgaaaaattcaatcaattgtcttttttgttatcattattattgtcggATAAATTGTTCGACGAAATATTCGATGTTAACCGCAGATATTTTCCAACATGTTTCAGACCTGAAACACGTACAAATGAATTGAGTATGCCATAATCACGCGGATTCTGGCTACCAACATTCATGGTCGAATTGATAAATGGTGAAATCTGAACACGTTGATTTCGTTGTTGCCATTGACGAAATTCATTCCATATCCGTGCTGCAAACCATATCATTGATAAGGATATTACCGATATACGAATGTTTGGTATGAAAACAACCAACAATGAATACCAAATCGTTTGACGtgtatcaacatcatttaaaatatttgttGCCGATTGTTGTGGAGATTGTTGTGGATTTagacattcatcatcatcattattattataacaaaCGATTATAACGATGCCAATCaatgatatgaaaatgaCATTATGTAAACGTgtaaataattgaatgaatgatcgaAGGTATTCACTATCATTTGCAGTCTAttaaaacaatcgattatttcaactgataattgattcatataatgaacaaattttttaccGTTGTTTGATAATATATCCATTCGAAAAAACTTCGATTATGTAATGTGACTTGAAAATCATAACGGCAAATATCACATTTCTGTTGTCGAGTTATCTCTAGCCAACATTCGAAACATTTCTGGTGTACATAGGCAAATGGACCGAGGCATTTGCAAGCGGTTATAAATTTATCGACATCCACATTACTGCCACGACAAATACGACATAATCGTTTCCGAAATATACGTTCaagatcattttgatcaatttgatttttatctttatttATCATGATTGTTTGGGCTGccattttctttgaaaatgaaatgaaatgtttgaacaattttaaaatataataatgatgttttatTCAATGGTTATTCcaattcgaattcgaattgattcaattatccAATATGTGATAAAGTgtaattcattgaaaagaaaTCACAGTTAatttataaaacaaaaaaaaatgaatagttTAGTTATACATGAGTATATAAAAAaggtaataaaaaaaaaaactttctgATAGTCTTTGttcgaatttgatgaaaactGTTTTATGTGACATGAACacaaatgattcattgaatgaaaaatactGCTTAtgttataaataaatataacaGTAAATCAGACggaggcaaaaaaaaaaacaaaataataattttaaatggaATCCGGattcagatcatcatcatcatcatcgactgAACTTTCCAGATTTTCTCGTAGTGTCACCATTGATCGTGTGATCGGTTCACTTGTTTTAGAATTACTTCGATTTCGTTGATTACGTAGTGGATAAACTTCATTCTCGGATTTACATTTTAATTTAAGATAATGAAGATTTTCATCTCGATATGAATCACCGAATAtagatgtggatgatgaatgatcattTCTGGTAATtagaaaatttaaacaacATGAATGATACAGAAGAGTAAACATTAAACcaaatattaatgataatatggatgcaaaacgaaataaaaccCTTGCcgcattatcatcattggcgATCGATTCCGGTGTATAGCtaatgattgttttcatttctaaaTCGGTAAGCCATAGCCAATGATTATAAACATCGGGCCATAAATTCAACCATATATTGGCCATTGCAGCTCCGAGTGCACGGCCACCACCAAAATGGATTAAACCAAGTGTATATTGCATGATCACTTGTGGTGAATATGTTTGGAATATGGTTGTTCCGGTTGCATAACTTAATCCGTTTGGACTGCGTTTAATCAGATGTTGACCATATGCAGTGACACCGATCCATGCTAATGGCAAGCAAAATGATGACATCATTTCGAAAGGAAATATTAACCAATTTTTATGCGGATATTTATCCACTAAAAATGAGATACCAGCAAAtcttaatgaataaaatatgaaCGCCAATAGAATAAGATTCATACGGCCAACGCCTGAAATCACTGATTTGGCCATATAGGCAAACAAAGCTGTCACTATGAATGCACCGCTTGTGGCAAAGCCAATgagaaaatttgatgaatgtaatgaatgaCGATAAAATGGTCCAGTCATTGCATTCGATAAGCCCCAGAAACATCCGAGAATTAGTACCATCGGCATGAGTATTGCTAATCGATAcaataaatattgattgcTATGGCGACGTGGATAACGAAATTTTGTCGGTTGTAATACAATCTTTTTCGGATTTATTTTAGATGATTCTTTCGTTTGAGTAGAATTCAATGGtaacatgatgattaaaaacaTCGTGATTGCAATGAAACCATCGAATATGATGACTGGTGGTGCATAATTGTGTGCAtctttttgaatgaaataatctGATAACAAGCCACAAATCGGTGGCCATACAATGAACGGCAGAATGATTGTCCAGAAACATTCGAATCCGGCATATATggaatcataattattagtATTAGCTACACGTATTGCTTCGATCAATGAATTGGATGTCAACAGGGTTAGATCGACTAAACATCGAAACAATAGATATAGATAGAATGTTTGTTGTGGATTGCCTTTGATCATTTGACATGGTGTTGGTGGTCGTATACGTGTCGTACCTGATCCGGATACACCCATTGTACGATGACGTAAATTTATTGAACAATAAATATTACAGCTTGCAACATATGGACGACATTGAATACTGCTGTATACTTTTTGCAACATTAATAAAGGTGGCGATGGTTTGAATGTACATGTTCGAAGTCCATCAAACATACGGTCAACggtttcatcatcttgatggCCTTCAATCACTGGCCATCGATCAAACCGCGAATCAAATTGTATACTGGCTTCTTGACTTAATGATAAATCGGTGCGgattattttctctttttgaacatcttttaaattgaatgaatggataatttgatttttaaaatgCGAATATTGCTTTTTCTATAACAAATTACTTACCTAAGCATAGGCTTACTGGATCATTGCTATCATGAAAACATACGTTCACCGGATACCAAGACGAGTTGATTGTAAtcttatcattattacagATGTATGAACAGGTGACGATTTCGAAGctagaaaaatttgttgctGGACGTTGTGGATATGTATGACATTGGCCATTCCAATTTGGACATTGTTCAATACGCAATACACCTTCATTACAATCGTAATACATTTTTGGTCTATGTTCATTCGATACCACTTTTGGTATGAAAAGTAATGCCGTTACAGATAGGAATGCAAGTATCATGGTCAATACTAGCGTCTGTTTATAACCGGATAATTTATGTGCTAATGGGCCAAGACAAAGTGGACCAAGCATACTTAACAATGCTGACATACAATTGATCCATGAACATTGTGACCATGATAGGCCTAATTCACTCAGATGAACATTTAAAAATGGCAATAAAGATGCGAGTGcttaaatcaataaattaaatttaaaaagtaaatgtgaaaatatgataaacatcaagttgaaattaaaaaattattaccgGAATAAAATGCACAgttgataaaattttgtgATGTAAAATAGTGTTTTGAATGTGACATTATGTATGGCATTGTTgtgtattgattgattgatttcgggtcgaatgaacaaaatgtttgGAATAACtgatatgttgatgattatggaacAACGATAACCAATTCAACACGTGTCGACAATGATCgtctatctattttttttcatttcaaatgttcaaaatgttgaaatgttTGGACATTCATATTTGTTATGGTATCGTATATTCGAACATTCACAaagacacaaacacacacaggtgTTGTCAGCTCTTCAAACTAGCCATCAGAACAGGTGCGGATGTTgaaaactgatgatgatggtggtggtggtggtcacgAACAAAGTGAAATTGCATAAACACCATCTGGCCTATCAGgagattttttgttgtataatAGACAACAATGTACAATCATATAATTCGGGTGTAAACAAATTATGTCCAACAATGAATGGCAATGAATATTGAATCGAAACGAAAATAATGCCActttatattttgattttggccATCGCCTACTTTTTGACAGACAACTCAATATTGTATTTacttgatttttcttttttctcggtTGGCTGAAATGATGCCAAACATACGACAATCAACCCCCGAATGGTTAAAATAacacgaatgatgatgatgatgatgatgattgtgaaatAAACATAACATATCGAGGTAGTAGCATTCAGTGGCATGGAGCAGTTTTTGTATGAAGAAATTATTTGCCGAAGTCAATGTCCGATTCTATTGTATATGAATGTGGGGAAGGAAAAAGGAAGCAAGTTATTAAcgagttttcttttttttcatcctttgattgatcaaataatgatcatcatcatcataaaccaGTCGAACGATTGGCCTGTTGCTTTTTGG encodes:
- the LOC124496117 gene encoding uncharacterized protein LOC124496117; amino-acid sequence: MINKDKNQIDQNDLERIFRKRLCRICRGSNVDVDKFITACKCLGPFAYVHQKCFECWLEITRQQKCDICRYDFQVTLHNRSFFEWIYYQTTTANDSEYLRSFIQLFTRLHNVIFISLIGIVIIVCYNNNDDDECLNPQQSPQQSATNILNDVDTRQTIWYSLLVVFIPNIRISVISLSMIWFAARIWNEFRQWQQRNQRVQISPFINSTMNVGSQNPRDYGILNSFVRVSGLKHVGKYLRLTSNISSNNLSDNNNDNKKDN
- the LOC124496329 gene encoding uncharacterized protein LOC124496329; this encodes MPYIMSHSKHYFTSQNFINCAFYSALASLLPFLNVHLSELGLSWSQCSWINCMSALLSMLGPLCLGPLAHKLSGYKQTLVLTMILAFLSVTALLFIPKVVSNEHRPKMYYDCNEGVLRIEQCPNWNGQCHTYPQRPATNFSSFEIVTCSYICNNDKITINSSWYPVNVCFHDSNDPVSLCLDVQKEKIIRTDLSLSQEASIQFDSRFDRWPVIEGHQDDETVDRMFDGLRTCTFKPSPPLLMLQKVYSSIQCRPYVASCNIYCSINLRHRTMGVSGSGTTRIRPPTPCQMIKGNPQQTFYLYLLFRCLVDLTLLTSNSLIEAIRVANTNNYDSIYAGFECFWTIILPFIVWPPICGLLSDYFIQKDAHNYAPPVIIFDGFIAITMFLIIMLPLNSTQTKESSKINPKKIVLQPTKFRYPRRHSNQYLLYRLAILMPMVLILGCFWGLSNAMTGPFYRHSLHSSNFLIGFATSGAFIVTALFAYMAKSVISGVGRMNLILLAFIFYSLRFAGISFLVDKYPHKNWLIFPFEMMSSFCLPLAWIGVTAYGQHLIKRSPNGLSYATGTTIFQTYSPQVIMQYTLGLIHFGGGRALGAAMANIWLNLWPDVYNHWLWLTDLEMKTIISYTPESIANDDNAARVLFRFASILSLIFGLMFTLLYHSCCLNFLITRNDHSSSTSIFGDSYRDENLHYLKLKCKSENEVYPLRNQRNRSNSKTSEPITRSMVTLRENLESSVDDDDDDLNPDSI